In Amycolatopsis methanolica 239, a single genomic region encodes these proteins:
- a CDS encoding dihydrolipoyl dehydrogenase family protein — MSEETLDVIVIGGGPVGENAADRAVKGGLSTALVEWERFGGECSYWACIPSKALLRPGNALAAARRLPGVPVGEALDPAAVFERRDYFTGKGDDTGQVEWARGAGITTIRGRGRITGEREITVDGGRVLRARHAVVVCTGSVPKTPPIPGLDEVPVWGSREATSSSTVPGRLAVVGGGVVGVEMAQAWARLGAQVDLIVTGPRPLPRYPDFAGDAVAEGLRADGVRVHTDSGLERASRVDGAARLELKGGAVVTADQVLVATGRRPATDDLGLEVIGLAPGKPLTVDDSGLVSEVDGQWLYAAGDVTGRALLTHQGKYAARVVGDVISARATGKPVDTRPWGKHSATADHHAVPQVVFTDPEVASVGLTEPESGAPHRVVDIDIAVSGSSLHADGYAGKARMIVDTEREVLVGVTFVGQDVAELLHSATVAIAGEVPLGRLWHAVPSFPTISEVWLRLLEAYGL; from the coding sequence ATGTCCGAGGAGACTCTTGACGTCATCGTGATCGGTGGCGGACCGGTGGGGGAGAACGCGGCGGACCGGGCGGTCAAGGGCGGCCTGTCCACCGCGCTGGTGGAGTGGGAACGGTTCGGGGGCGAGTGCTCCTACTGGGCGTGCATCCCGAGCAAAGCCTTGCTGCGACCGGGAAACGCGCTCGCCGCGGCCCGCCGGCTGCCCGGCGTTCCGGTGGGCGAAGCGCTTGACCCGGCGGCGGTGTTCGAACGCCGCGACTACTTCACCGGCAAGGGCGACGACACCGGTCAGGTCGAGTGGGCGCGCGGCGCGGGCATCACGACGATCCGCGGGCGCGGCCGCATCACCGGTGAGCGCGAGATCACTGTGGACGGCGGCCGGGTCCTGCGGGCGCGGCACGCCGTGGTGGTCTGTACCGGCAGCGTGCCGAAGACGCCGCCGATCCCGGGCCTGGACGAGGTGCCGGTGTGGGGTTCCCGCGAAGCCACGTCCAGCAGCACGGTGCCGGGCAGGCTGGCCGTCGTCGGCGGCGGGGTGGTCGGCGTCGAGATGGCGCAGGCCTGGGCCCGGCTCGGCGCGCAGGTGGACCTGATCGTCACCGGCCCGCGCCCGCTGCCGCGGTACCCGGACTTCGCCGGCGACGCCGTCGCGGAGGGCCTGCGGGCCGATGGCGTCCGCGTGCACACCGACTCCGGCCTGGAGCGAGCCTCCCGAGTGGACGGTGCCGCCCGGCTGGAGCTCAAGGGTGGCGCGGTCGTCACGGCCGACCAGGTGCTCGTCGCGACCGGGCGGCGTCCCGCGACCGACGACCTCGGCCTGGAGGTCATCGGGCTCGCGCCGGGCAAGCCGCTCACCGTTGACGACAGCGGCCTGGTGTCCGAAGTGGACGGCCAGTGGCTGTACGCGGCCGGCGACGTCACCGGCCGCGCGTTGCTGACGCACCAGGGCAAGTACGCCGCCCGCGTGGTCGGGGACGTGATCTCCGCGCGCGCCACGGGCAAGCCGGTGGACACCCGGCCGTGGGGCAAGCACAGCGCCACCGCCGACCACCACGCGGTGCCGCAGGTCGTGTTCACCGACCCGGAGGTCGCCTCGGTGGGCCTGACCGAGCCCGAATCGGGCGCGCCGCACCGGGTGGTCGACATCGACATCGCCGTCTCGGGGTCGTCGCTGCACGCGGACGGCTACGCGGGCAAGGCCAGGATGATCGTCGACACCGAGCGCGAGGTGCTGGTCGGCGTCACGTTCGTCGGCCAGGACGTCGCGGAGCTGCTGCACTCGGCGACCGTCGCCATCGCGGGCGAGGTCCCGCTGGGAAGGCTGTGGCACGCGGTCCCGTCGTTCCCCACGATCAGCGAGGTGTGGCTGCGGCTGCTGGAGGCGTACGGGCTCTGA
- a CDS encoding histone-like nucleoid-structuring protein Lsr2, translating to MAKNTAVQLLDDLNGEPAAETVRFGLDGVEYDIDLSDSNAGSLRELLATYVQAGRRTGGRKRPPRRLAPMKRTRRTANSTAATARKAADSPSKKTAATGTAKAPTTAGKRTTARTAAVGKTVKAEAAAKATSPKPATRRKATPAAPKTTDTKTTRGKKTTAAAKTADASTPKPATRRRATTVSAPKTTATEAAAEGKKTKPAAKPSRAKAKAKPAEAAPAKENTTAKKPSTKKVAPAEKAPRKTVRKAPPVVFSAATN from the coding sequence GTGGCGAAGAACACCGCGGTGCAACTACTGGACGACCTGAACGGCGAACCGGCCGCGGAGACGGTGCGGTTCGGCCTGGACGGCGTCGAGTACGACATCGACCTCTCGGACTCGAACGCGGGCAGCCTGCGCGAGCTGCTGGCCACCTACGTGCAGGCGGGCCGCCGCACGGGCGGCCGCAAGCGTCCGCCGCGCCGCCTCGCCCCGATGAAGCGCACGCGCCGCACGGCGAACTCCACTGCCGCGACGGCGCGGAAGGCCGCGGACTCGCCGTCGAAGAAGACGGCCGCCACCGGGACGGCGAAGGCCCCTACCACGGCGGGCAAGCGCACGACCGCTCGCACGGCGGCCGTGGGCAAGACGGTGAAGGCGGAGGCCGCTGCCAAGGCCACCAGCCCGAAGCCGGCCACCCGGCGCAAGGCCACCCCGGCGGCGCCGAAGACCACCGACACCAAGACGACCAGGGGCAAGAAGACCACGGCGGCGGCGAAGACCGCTGACGCCAGCACGCCGAAGCCGGCCACCCGGCGCAGGGCCACCACGGTTTCCGCGCCGAAGACCACCGCGACGGAGGCCGCGGCGGAGGGCAAGAAGACCAAGCCCGCCGCGAAGCCGTCGCGCGCCAAGGCGAAGGCCAAGCCCGCCGAGGCCGCGCCCGCGAAGGAGAACACGACCGCCAAGAAGCCGTCCACGAAGAAGGTCGCGCCGGCGGAGAAGGCTCCTCGCAAGACCGTGCGCAAGGCGCCGCCCGTGGTGTTCTCCGCGGCCACGAACTGA
- a CDS encoding NtaA/DmoA family FMN-dependent monooxygenase (This protein belongs to a clade of FMN-dependent monooxygenases, within a broader family of flavin-dependent oxidoreductases, the luciferase-like monooxygenase (LMM) family, some of whose members use coenzyme F420 rather than FMN.): MKQIHLAAHFPGVNNTTVWSDPEAGSHIEFSSFTHLARTAERAKFDFFFLAEGLRLREHAGQIYDLDVVGRPDTFTVLAALAAVTDRLGLAGTINSTFNEPYEVARQFASLDHLSEGRAGWNVVTSWDAFTGKNFRRGGYLPEEQRYQRAKLFLQTAFELFDSWGADDIAADKASGVFLRNARAGAFEHHDAQFDIAGRFNAPRGPQGRPVILQAGDSDEGREFAAATADAIFTRHGTLEAGQKFYADVKRRLPAYGREPHQLLVLPAATFVLGDTDAEAEELANVVRYQQVSGQTAIKFLEQVWNRDLSGYDPEGPLPEVEPVVGAESVAKGRAQTRMYRDPVATVRQWRELAEAKNLSIRDLVVEVSGRQTFVGSPETVAEAINTYVQEDASDGFILVPHVTPGGLDPFADKVVPLLQERGVFRADYSGTTLREHLGIDR; encoded by the coding sequence ATGAAGCAGATCCACCTCGCCGCGCACTTCCCCGGCGTCAACAACACCACGGTGTGGAGCGACCCGGAGGCGGGCAGCCACATCGAGTTCTCCTCGTTCACGCACCTCGCGCGCACCGCCGAGCGGGCCAAGTTCGATTTCTTCTTCCTCGCCGAAGGACTGCGGCTGCGCGAGCACGCGGGCCAGATCTACGACCTGGACGTGGTCGGCCGGCCGGACACGTTCACCGTGCTGGCCGCGCTCGCCGCCGTCACGGACCGGCTCGGCCTGGCCGGGACGATCAACTCGACGTTCAACGAGCCGTACGAGGTGGCCCGCCAGTTCGCCAGCCTCGACCACCTCTCCGAAGGCCGCGCCGGGTGGAACGTGGTCACCTCGTGGGACGCGTTCACCGGCAAGAACTTCCGCCGTGGCGGCTACCTGCCCGAGGAACAGCGTTACCAGCGCGCGAAGTTGTTCCTGCAGACCGCGTTCGAGCTGTTCGACTCCTGGGGCGCGGACGACATCGCCGCCGACAAGGCGTCCGGGGTGTTCCTGCGCAACGCCCGTGCGGGCGCGTTCGAGCACCACGACGCGCAGTTCGACATCGCGGGCCGGTTCAACGCGCCGCGCGGTCCGCAGGGCAGGCCGGTGATCCTGCAGGCGGGCGACTCGGACGAGGGCCGCGAGTTCGCCGCGGCGACGGCGGACGCGATCTTCACGCGGCACGGGACGCTGGAGGCGGGGCAGAAGTTCTACGCCGACGTGAAGCGCCGGTTGCCCGCCTACGGGCGCGAGCCGCACCAGCTGCTGGTGCTCCCCGCGGCGACATTCGTGCTCGGTGACACCGACGCGGAGGCCGAGGAGCTGGCGAACGTCGTGCGGTACCAGCAGGTAAGCGGCCAGACGGCGATCAAGTTCCTGGAGCAGGTGTGGAACCGCGACCTGTCCGGCTACGACCCGGAGGGGCCGCTGCCCGAGGTCGAGCCGGTGGTCGGCGCGGAGTCGGTCGCCAAGGGACGCGCGCAGACGCGCATGTACCGCGACCCGGTGGCGACGGTGCGGCAGTGGCGGGAGCTGGCGGAGGCGAAGAACCTGTCGATCCGGGACCTGGTGGTCGAGGTCAGCGGGCGGCAGACGTTCGTCGGCTCCCCGGAGACGGTCGCCGAGGCGATCAACACGTACGTGCAGGAGGACGCCAGCGACGGGTTCATCCTGGTGCCGCACGTGACGCCCGGCGGGCTGGACCCGTTCGCGGACAAGGTGGTGCCGTTGTTGCAGGAGCGGGGCGTGTTCCGCGCCGACTACAGCGGCACCACGCTGCGGGAGCACCTCGGCATCGACCGCTGA
- a CDS encoding LLM class flavin-dependent oxidoreductase translates to MVHLAVALEGAGWHPAAWREPDARPDELFRPRYWAGLVLEAEHGLLDFVTIEDSLGAPRDGRTDRVDGRLDAVLIAARVAPLTRHIGFLPTAIATHTEPFHLSKAIATLDYVSTGRGGVRVRIASSPDDAAHFGRREFPVPLPDLAEEAGDWVEVVRGLWDSWEDDAEIRDTATGRFIDRDKLHYIDFTGRFFSVKGPSITPRPPQGQPPVAVLSHVTEIHRLAARSADLVFLTPQDTDDARALGQEVRGPRDDLLVFGDIVVFLDETEQAARDRKARLDDRAEFTSDALVFTGTPAQLADQLLAWRDAGLSGFRLRPGALPHDLSAITRGLVPELQQRGVFRREYEATTLRGLLGLERPANRYAGATR, encoded by the coding sequence ATGGTTCATCTCGCGGTGGCACTGGAGGGCGCGGGCTGGCACCCGGCCGCGTGGCGGGAGCCGGACGCGCGCCCGGACGAGCTGTTCCGCCCGCGGTACTGGGCCGGTCTGGTGCTCGAGGCCGAACACGGCCTGCTGGACTTCGTCACGATCGAGGACTCCCTGGGCGCGCCGCGGGACGGGCGCACCGACCGGGTGGACGGCAGGCTGGACGCCGTGCTGATCGCCGCCCGCGTCGCGCCGCTGACCCGGCACATCGGGTTCCTGCCGACGGCGATCGCCACGCACACCGAACCGTTCCACCTGTCCAAGGCGATCGCGACGCTCGACTACGTCTCCACCGGGCGCGGCGGTGTGCGCGTCCGGATCGCGAGCAGCCCCGACGACGCGGCGCACTTCGGCCGTCGCGAGTTCCCGGTTCCGCTGCCCGACCTGGCCGAGGAGGCCGGTGACTGGGTCGAGGTCGTGCGGGGGCTGTGGGACAGCTGGGAGGACGACGCCGAGATCCGCGACACCGCCACCGGCCGGTTCATCGACCGGGACAAGCTGCACTACATCGACTTCACCGGGCGGTTCTTCAGCGTCAAGGGTCCGTCGATCACGCCCCGCCCGCCGCAGGGCCAGCCGCCCGTCGCGGTGCTCTCGCACGTCACCGAGATCCACCGGCTCGCGGCCCGCTCGGCCGACCTCGTGTTCCTCACCCCGCAGGACACCGACGACGCGCGCGCTCTGGGGCAGGAGGTGCGCGGCCCGCGCGATGACCTGCTGGTGTTCGGCGACATCGTCGTGTTCCTCGACGAGACCGAACAGGCGGCCCGCGACCGCAAGGCCCGCCTGGACGATCGCGCCGAGTTCACCTCCGACGCGCTGGTCTTCACCGGCACACCGGCCCAGCTCGCCGACCAGCTGCTGGCCTGGCGCGACGCCGGCCTGTCCGGTTTCCGGCTGCGCCCGGGCGCCCTGCCGCACGATCTGTCCGCCATCACCCGCGGGCTCGTCCCGGAACTGCAGCAGCGCGGCGTGTTCCGCCGCGAGTACGAGGCCACCACGCTGCGGGGCCTGCTCGGCCTGGAGCGTCCCGCCAACCGCTACGCAGGAGCGACGCGATGA
- a CDS encoding secondary thiamine-phosphate synthase enzyme YjbQ codes for MYSKEIEVKTGGRAVVHDLTRDAEAFLAEADASDGLLHVFVPHATAGLAILETGAGSDDDLLAALDELLPRDNRWRHQHGSKGHGRDHVLPALVPPYASVPVLGGSPALGTWQSICLVDTNIDNPVRHVRFSYLAG; via the coding sequence ATGTACTCCAAGGAGATCGAGGTGAAGACCGGCGGCCGCGCCGTGGTGCACGACCTGACCAGGGACGCCGAGGCGTTCCTGGCCGAAGCGGACGCCTCGGACGGTCTGCTGCACGTTTTCGTGCCGCACGCCACCGCGGGCCTGGCGATCCTGGAGACCGGCGCGGGCAGCGACGACGACCTGCTCGCCGCGCTGGACGAACTACTGCCCAGGGACAACCGGTGGCGGCACCAGCACGGCAGCAAGGGCCACGGCCGGGACCACGTGCTGCCCGCGCTGGTGCCGCCGTACGCGAGCGTTCCCGTGCTGGGCGGGTCGCCGGCGCTGGGCACCTGGCAGTCGATCTGCCTGGTGGACACCAACATCGACAACCCGGTCCGGCACGTCCGGTTCAGCTACCTCGCCGGCTGA
- a CDS encoding ABC transporter permease, with product MAGTSRRPVAGLAALAGAVVAVVLGFLTVGVQASVEPDGLPVAVAVPDNAPPQLRAAAGQLTSQGGEALSWQVTTPAEARTLLDDKDVYGVLELAPGQVGVVVSGAVNPSGTQVVQQVLTGAGQALSSAMSQATGTPTAPVRVETVHPASPAGRTAPLAVSILAWVGSLAAGAILVVVAERTGRRVGVAARLTQVGATAVLITGVAAGFLALWDSSLPLGWDVLGYILLVAAAFAAVQAALLRLLGIRATAILGPLYLLAPNVAGQVPELLNPAYRALLWSWTPFRFSTEGTRSLLQGTPGAPDVTTGIWVLGAMLVAGLVVILWPGRVKSPAPVAAAALQPAR from the coding sequence ATGGCTGGCACATCCCGGAGACCGGTCGCCGGGCTGGCGGCCCTGGCCGGCGCGGTCGTCGCGGTGGTGCTGGGATTCCTGACCGTCGGGGTCCAGGCGTCGGTCGAACCGGACGGGCTGCCGGTGGCGGTCGCGGTGCCCGACAACGCCCCGCCGCAGCTGCGCGCCGCGGCCGGGCAGCTCACGAGCCAAGGCGGCGAGGCCCTCAGCTGGCAGGTCACCACCCCCGCCGAGGCGAGGACGCTGCTCGACGACAAGGACGTCTACGGCGTCCTGGAACTGGCGCCCGGACAGGTGGGCGTGGTCGTGTCCGGCGCAGTCAACCCGAGCGGCACCCAGGTCGTGCAACAGGTGCTCACCGGCGCGGGGCAGGCGCTGTCGTCGGCGATGAGCCAGGCGACCGGCACCCCGACCGCGCCGGTGCGGGTGGAGACGGTGCACCCGGCGAGCCCCGCGGGCCGCACGGCGCCGCTCGCGGTGAGCATCCTCGCGTGGGTCGGCAGCCTGGCCGCCGGCGCCATCCTGGTCGTCGTCGCCGAGCGGACCGGGCGGCGAGTGGGCGTCGCGGCGCGCCTCACCCAGGTCGGGGCCACGGCCGTGCTGATCACCGGCGTCGCTGCCGGGTTCCTCGCGTTGTGGGACTCGTCCCTGCCCCTCGGCTGGGACGTCCTCGGCTACATCCTGCTGGTCGCGGCGGCGTTCGCGGCCGTGCAGGCCGCGTTGCTGCGGCTGCTGGGCATCCGCGCCACGGCGATCCTCGGGCCGCTCTACCTGCTCGCGCCGAACGTCGCCGGGCAGGTGCCGGAGCTGCTCAACCCGGCCTACCGGGCCCTGCTGTGGTCGTGGACGCCGTTCCGCTTCTCCACCGAGGGCACCCGCAGCCTGTTGCAGGGCACCCCGGGCGCGCCGGACGTCACCACCGGCATCTGGGTGCTCGGGGCGATGCTGGTCGCCGGCCTGGTGGTCATCCTCTGGCCAGGCCGGGTGAAGTCGCCGGCGCCGGTGGCGGCGGCGGCGCTTCAGCCGGCGAGGTAG
- a CDS encoding HAD family hydrolase, which produces MTSSAHRLVLWDIDQTLIDLRGAGRGWYRQVLEEVTGVPMTAMPDFFGRTERAITAEVLRLHGIEPTEELIQRMWAALTAVSELALPELAKRGLALPGASTALAGVAAAGGAVQSLVTGNLREIAWHKLSAFGLHTHLDFEIGAYGNLSAHRPDLVAYAVDRAHATLGRPFEPASVIVVGDTPHDIDAAREHGAVAVGVATGRFDAAALREAGAQVVLRDLSDTKLVLAAVFGES; this is translated from the coding sequence GTGACGAGCAGTGCGCACCGGCTGGTGCTGTGGGACATCGACCAGACCCTCATCGACCTGCGCGGGGCGGGCCGCGGCTGGTACCGGCAGGTGCTCGAGGAGGTGACCGGGGTCCCGATGACCGCGATGCCGGACTTCTTCGGGCGGACGGAGCGCGCGATCACCGCGGAAGTGCTGAGGCTGCACGGGATCGAGCCGACAGAAGAGCTGATCCAGCGGATGTGGGCGGCGCTGACCGCGGTGTCCGAGCTGGCGTTGCCGGAGCTGGCGAAGCGCGGCCTCGCACTGCCCGGCGCGTCGACCGCGCTGGCGGGGGTGGCCGCGGCGGGCGGGGCTGTGCAGTCGCTGGTGACCGGGAACCTGCGGGAGATCGCGTGGCACAAGCTGTCCGCGTTCGGGCTGCACACCCACCTGGACTTCGAGATCGGCGCCTACGGGAACCTGTCCGCGCACCGGCCGGACCTGGTGGCGTACGCGGTCGACCGCGCCCATGCGACACTCGGGCGGCCGTTCGAGCCCGCGTCGGTCATCGTGGTGGGCGACACGCCACACGACATCGACGCGGCGCGTGAACACGGCGCGGTGGCCGTGGGGGTGGCGACCGGCCGGTTCGACGCGGCCGCGCTCCGCGAGGCGGGGGCGCAGGTGGTGCTGCGCGACCTCAGCGACACGAAGCTGGTGCTGGCCGCGGTGTTCGGGGAGAGCTGA
- a CDS encoding proline--tRNA ligase, whose product MITRMSSLFLRTLREDPADAEVPSHKLLTRAGYVRRVAPGGYSWLPLGLRVLRKIEEVVREEMAAIGAQEILFPALLPREPYEATGRWTEYGDALFRLKDRKGADYLLGPTHEELFALTVKGEYSSYKDYPVILYQIQTKYRDEARPRAGILRGREFVMKDSYSFDLDDDGLSRSYQLHRDAYIRIFDRLGLEYVIVAATSGAMGGSASEEFLAVAETGEDTYVRSNASGYAANVEAVVTPPPPAQSIEDKPQAQVHHTPNTPTIQTLVDYLNDKTDLGRTFTAADTLKNVMVKIRQPGEKDWQILGIGVPGDREVDQKRLEASLEPAEVALLDEADFAANPFLVKGYIGPKALQDNGVRYLVDPRVVTGTAWVTGADKADHHVVDLVVGRDFHPDGTIEAAEVREGDASPDGQGTLVAARGIEIGHIFQLGRKYTDAFQVDALGADSKPIRITMGSYGVGVSRLVAVIAEQSHDELGLVWPREVAPYDVHVVIAGKDESIAAGAEKLAADLDAAGVEVLLDDRKATPGVKFADAELVGVPTILVVGRGLAKGVVEVKDRKTGDREEIAVDAVVDHLVKLVRG is encoded by the coding sequence GTGATCACCAGGATGTCGTCGTTGTTCCTGCGCACGCTGCGCGAGGATCCGGCCGACGCCGAGGTTCCCAGCCACAAGCTGCTGACGCGGGCCGGCTACGTCCGCCGGGTCGCGCCGGGCGGGTACTCGTGGCTGCCGCTGGGCCTGCGGGTGCTGCGCAAGATCGAGGAGGTCGTCCGCGAGGAGATGGCCGCGATCGGCGCGCAGGAGATCCTGTTCCCCGCCCTGCTGCCGCGCGAGCCCTACGAGGCGACCGGCCGCTGGACCGAGTACGGCGACGCCCTGTTCCGCCTCAAGGACCGCAAGGGCGCCGACTACCTCCTCGGTCCGACGCACGAGGAACTGTTCGCCCTCACCGTGAAGGGCGAGTACAGCTCGTACAAGGACTACCCGGTCATCCTGTACCAAATCCAGACCAAGTACCGCGACGAGGCGCGTCCCCGCGCCGGCATCCTGCGCGGCCGCGAGTTCGTCATGAAGGACTCCTACTCCTTCGACCTCGACGACGACGGCCTGTCCCGCTCCTACCAGCTGCACCGCGACGCCTACATCCGGATCTTCGACCGGCTGGGCCTGGAGTATGTGATCGTCGCGGCGACGTCCGGCGCGATGGGTGGCTCGGCGTCCGAGGAGTTCCTCGCCGTCGCCGAAACGGGTGAGGACACCTACGTCCGCAGCAACGCGTCCGGTTACGCGGCCAACGTCGAGGCCGTCGTCACGCCCCCGCCGCCCGCGCAGTCCATCGAGGACAAGCCGCAGGCGCAGGTCCACCACACGCCGAACACGCCGACCATCCAGACCCTGGTCGACTACCTCAACGACAAGACCGACCTGGGCCGCACCTTCACCGCCGCGGACACGCTGAAGAACGTGATGGTGAAGATCCGCCAGCCGGGCGAGAAGGACTGGCAGATCCTCGGCATCGGCGTCCCCGGTGACCGCGAGGTCGACCAGAAGCGGCTCGAAGCGTCGCTGGAGCCGGCCGAGGTCGCGCTGCTCGACGAAGCCGACTTCGCGGCCAACCCGTTCCTCGTCAAGGGCTACATCGGCCCGAAGGCGTTGCAGGACAACGGGGTCCGGTACCTGGTCGACCCGCGCGTCGTCACCGGCACGGCGTGGGTGACCGGCGCCGACAAGGCCGACCACCACGTCGTCGACCTCGTCGTGGGCCGCGACTTCCACCCGGACGGCACGATCGAGGCCGCCGAGGTCCGCGAGGGCGACGCCTCGCCCGACGGGCAGGGCACGCTGGTCGCGGCGCGGGGCATCGAGATCGGGCACATCTTCCAGCTGGGCCGCAAGTACACCGACGCGTTCCAGGTGGACGCGCTCGGCGCGGACTCGAAGCCGATCCGCATCACGATGGGTTCGTACGGCGTCGGTGTGTCGCGCCTGGTCGCGGTGATCGCCGAGCAGAGCCACGACGAGCTGGGCCTGGTGTGGCCGCGTGAGGTCGCGCCGTACGACGTGCACGTGGTGATCGCGGGCAAGGACGAGTCGATCGCCGCGGGCGCGGAGAAGCTGGCCGCCGACCTCGACGCGGCCGGTGTGGAGGTCCTGCTGGACGACCGGAAGGCCACGCCGGGCGTCAAGTTCGCCGACGCGGAGCTGGTCGGGGTGCCGACGATCCTCGTGGTCGGGCGCGGCCTGGCGAAGGGCGTCGTCGAGGTGAAGGACCGCAAGACGGGCGACCGCGAGGAGATCGCGGTGGACGCGGTGGTCGACCACCTGGTCAAGCTCGTCCGCGGCTGA
- a CDS encoding VOC family protein — MTLELGMVTVDCADPRQMAAFWCAALGVRVDQDWGEYLVLTPAREGGVRLGFQQVPEERAGKNRLHLDLAATDRDGEVARLVGLGAAKLAEHEVPGLTWTVLTDPEGNQFCVGEPH; from the coding sequence ATGACTCTCGAACTGGGGATGGTGACCGTGGACTGCGCGGATCCACGGCAGATGGCGGCGTTCTGGTGCGCGGCGCTGGGCGTGCGGGTGGACCAGGACTGGGGCGAGTACCTGGTGCTGACGCCCGCGCGCGAGGGCGGCGTGCGGCTGGGGTTCCAGCAGGTGCCCGAGGAGCGGGCCGGGAAGAACCGGCTGCACCTGGACCTGGCGGCCACCGACCGGGACGGCGAGGTGGCCCGGCTGGTCGGCCTCGGCGCGGCGAAGCTCGCGGAGCACGAGGTGCCCGGCCTGACCTGGACGGTGCTCACGGACCCGGAGGGGAACCAGTTCTGCGTGGGCGAACCCCACTGA
- a CDS encoding IclR family transcriptional regulator: protein MADMVGKALRVLSLLGEYPDGVGLSELARRAGYPVSTTHRLLGSLQEQGFARSDPASKRYALGLRLFELGQRVSHARGFAGVALPVLRALTEQTGEPTLMAVLDGHQQVYVHSVQGPRQIQIRGEPGRRGPLHCTAMGKCLVAFAPDREALVETLELAGLAPRTITSRAEFAREIATVRSQGYAIADEEHEPGIRAVGVPVLGPDGHAIAALSTAAPAYRMSVAELEAFVPALREAARELGAVLPR, encoded by the coding sequence GTGGCCGACATGGTGGGCAAGGCCCTGCGGGTGCTGTCGCTGCTCGGCGAGTACCCCGACGGGGTCGGGTTGTCCGAGCTCGCGCGGCGCGCGGGCTACCCGGTGAGCACGACGCACCGGCTGCTGGGTTCGTTGCAGGAACAGGGTTTCGCGCGCAGCGACCCCGCGTCGAAGCGGTACGCGCTCGGGTTGCGGCTGTTCGAGCTGGGGCAGCGGGTGTCGCACGCGCGGGGGTTCGCCGGGGTGGCGCTGCCGGTGCTGCGGGCGCTGACGGAGCAGACCGGCGAGCCGACGCTGATGGCGGTACTGGACGGGCACCAGCAGGTCTACGTGCATTCCGTGCAGGGGCCGCGGCAGATCCAGATCCGGGGCGAGCCGGGACGGCGTGGGCCGCTGCACTGCACGGCGATGGGGAAGTGCCTGGTGGCGTTCGCGCCGGACCGGGAGGCGCTGGTGGAGACGCTGGAGCTGGCGGGACTGGCGCCGCGGACGATCACCTCACGGGCGGAGTTCGCGCGGGAGATCGCCACGGTGCGGTCCCAGGGCTACGCGATCGCCGACGAGGAGCACGAGCCGGGGATAAGGGCCGTCGGGGTGCCGGTTCTGGGTCCCGACGGGCACGCGATCGCCGCGCTCTCCACGGCGGCGCCCGCCTACCGGATGTCGGTGGCCGAGCTGGAGGCCTTCGTGCCCGCCCTCCGCGAAGCGGCGCGGGAGCTGGGTGCGGTGCTGCCGCGCTGA